One window from the genome of Planctomycetota bacterium encodes:
- a CDS encoding transposase, whose amino-acid sequence MGRAKRVDVGGLVYHALNRGNAGRTLFGDGADYAAFERVLSETLQRVDMRILSYCLMPNHWHLVLWPRRDGDLSAFMRWLTLTHTQRWHAARRTAGSGHVYQGRYRSFVIETEGYLVCACRYVERNALRAGLVQAAEDWRWGSLWRGMHPEVTEDVPALSDWPIERPPRWRWLVNLPQPAEEEQTLKRCVERGRPFGTEDWVSRMAKRLGLEATLRGRGRPPKKGS is encoded by the coding sequence ATGGGACGGGCCAAGCGGGTTGACGTTGGCGGGCTGGTTTACCACGCGCTCAACCGGGGCAATGCTGGGCGGACCCTGTTCGGGGACGGGGCCGACTACGCCGCCTTTGAGCGCGTGCTCTCCGAGACGCTCCAACGAGTTGACATGCGTATTCTCAGTTATTGCTTGATGCCGAACCATTGGCATCTTGTCCTCTGGCCGCGACGTGATGGCGACCTGTCCGCGTTCATGCGGTGGCTGACTCTGACGCACACCCAACGCTGGCACGCGGCTCGAAGGACCGCCGGGTCGGGCCATGTGTACCAGGGACGGTATCGTTCCTTTGTCATCGAGACCGAAGGCTACCTCGTCTGCGCCTGCCGATATGTGGAGCGCAATGCCCTCCGGGCCGGCTTGGTCCAGGCGGCGGAGGATTGGCGCTGGGGTTCGCTGTGGCGCGGGATGCATCCCGAGGTGACCGAGGACGTACCGGCCTTGAGCGATTGGCCGATCGAACGTCCCCCTCGGTGGCGGTGGCTGGTGAATCTCCCCCAACCGGCGGAGGAGGAGCAGACGCTGAAGCGCTGCGTCGAGCGGGGCCGGCCATTCGGCACGGAGGACTGGGTCTCCCGGATGGCCAAGCGCCTGGGTCTGGAAGCCACGCTCCGTGGCCGCGGCCGTCCGCCTAAAAAAGGTTCCTGA